A portion of the Bacteroidota bacterium genome contains these proteins:
- a CDS encoding ABC transporter ATP-binding protein: MKLNITELSKTYSNGVRALNDLSLEIGEGMFGLLGPNGSGKSTLMRTIATLQSADAGSIMLDDIDVLKQSDEVKKVLGYLPQEFGVYPRISAQDLLDHYALLKGIIKKKERKESVTNLLEMVNLYQYRKKYVSTFSGGMKQRFGIAIALLGNPKLIIVDEPTAGLDPAERVKFNNLLSDISEEKIVILSTHIVDDISDLCNNMGIINNGKLVVHGKPDLLINEINGKIWTKRIEKAEYSDVSNSFNVIYSHLNSGKPLVHVFDEEHPGDGFDNSPACLEDVYFTALRN; this comes from the coding sequence ATGAAACTCAATATAACAGAATTATCGAAAACATATTCCAATGGTGTTAGGGCTTTGAATGATCTTTCACTTGAAATTGGAGAAGGAATGTTTGGACTACTAGGACCTAATGGCTCCGGTAAAAGCACATTAATGAGAACCATTGCTACATTACAATCTGCAGATGCCGGCAGTATTATGCTGGATGATATAGATGTGTTAAAGCAATCTGATGAAGTAAAGAAAGTCCTTGGATATTTACCTCAGGAATTTGGTGTTTATCCAAGAATAAGTGCACAGGATTTATTGGATCACTATGCATTACTAAAAGGCATCATTAAGAAGAAAGAACGAAAAGAAAGTGTTACTAACCTTTTGGAGATGGTGAATCTTTATCAATACAGAAAGAAGTATGTTAGCACATTTTCTGGAGGTATGAAGCAGCGTTTTGGAATAGCTATAGCACTATTGGGTAATCCTAAACTCATAATAGTGGATGAACCTACTGCCGGACTTGATCCTGCCGAAAGAGTTAAGTTTAATAATCTGTTAAGTGATATCAGCGAAGAGAAAATCGTAATTCTTTCTACACATATTGTGGATGATATCAGCGACTTATGTAACAATATGGGTATTATAAACAACGGTAAATTGGTTGTTCATGGAAAACCAGATTTACTAATAAATGAGATTAATGGTAAGATCTGGACAAAAAGGATTGAAAAAGCAGAATACTCTGATGTATCAAACTCATTTAATGTAATCTATTCCCACCTTAATTCAGGAAAACCTTTGGTTCATGTATTTGATGAAGAGCACCCCGGAGATGGTTTTGATAATTCACCGGCTTGTCTTGAAGATGTTTATTTCACAGCATTACGTAATTAA
- a CDS encoding GLPGLI family protein, whose protein sequence is MKQRHLILTLFLGIISYSLSAQKIIEGIITYEQKINVHANLKGAQKAMKAFIPEFASSKMQLHFKDGKARIQEVKEESKDGIMINTSSADMLLDAENKKMLSFTKLGEEKFYTVNEFDPEEYKLELLEDTKELGGYTCKAANMVSKDDMTFTIWYCPELLMYYSPMGLLPIEGMVLEIESNMLSYLFQSIEEKVVDEKLLTKPEGYTLVTEEQLMDLTEEHMEEIQKSMEGAH, encoded by the coding sequence ATGAAACAAAGACATTTAATCCTTACATTATTTCTGGGAATCATCTCATATTCACTTTCAGCACAGAAAATTATTGAAGGTATTATTACTTACGAACAAAAGATTAATGTTCATGCAAACCTCAAAGGTGCTCAGAAAGCGATGAAAGCTTTTATTCCTGAATTTGCATCTTCCAAAATGCAATTACATTTTAAAGATGGTAAAGCCAGAATACAGGAAGTAAAGGAAGAGTCTAAAGATGGAATCATGATCAACACATCATCAGCTGATATGTTACTGGATGCTGAGAATAAGAAAATGCTCTCATTTACTAAATTGGGTGAAGAGAAGTTCTATACCGTAAATGAATTCGACCCGGAAGAATATAAGCTGGAATTATTAGAGGATACTAAAGAATTAGGTGGTTACACCTGTAAAGCAGCAAATATGGTATCTAAAGATGATATGACTTTCACAATATGGTATTGTCCTGAACTTTTAATGTATTATTCTCCTATGGGATTATTACCAATAGAAGGAATGGTTCTTGAAATTGAAAGTAACATGCTTAGCTATTTATTCCAAAGTATTGAAGAAAAAGTGGTTGATGAAAAACTACTTACAAAACCGGAAGGATATACACTGGTAACTGAAGAGCAATTGATGGATCTTACTGAAGAACATATGGAAGAAATACAAAAATCTATGGAAGGAGCGCATTAA
- a CDS encoding HAMP domain-containing histidine kinase — protein MLDSTLNGAGQIDISSNMYQSGDSTILEELIGMLSGSDTIPPENVTIHISGTDDEMIPFEGLPFDKLPDSAKIMGDTTFIVETSSDFSMDGSLKDMMLRVIADLTGHATQLESIDSLYKESLLETGLELDYKMALYKGGKFIGSTKGDSVDFQNPDTKACIDKLYTESPELRVVIPEKASFLLLNMWMSLSTSLLLVIVVIGTFIYMLTVIMRQKKLSDMKNDFINNMTHECKTPIATVSAAIESMQNFGVLDDKVKTKNYLNISQKELVRLNSMVDKVLDISAYEKQKVVLNKEVIYLSDIAKDVVERFRLQDEDKTSIVEEIMGDIQIFADRMHIQNLINNLLDNGVKYCDKIPVINVKCKIKDGMAELRIKDNGIGISKDHQRLIFDKFYRAPGNSMHSVKGFGLGLSYVKHVVEQHEGQIYVFSMPGVGSEFVIQLPLSDGSN, from the coding sequence ATGTTGGATAGTACACTGAATGGAGCAGGCCAGATAGATATATCATCTAATATGTATCAATCAGGTGATTCAACTATACTTGAAGAATTAATTGGAATGTTGAGTGGAAGTGACACTATTCCTCCTGAAAATGTTACTATTCATATATCCGGAACTGATGATGAAATGATACCTTTCGAAGGTCTTCCATTTGATAAGCTTCCTGATTCTGCAAAAATTATGGGTGATACGACCTTCATTGTTGAAACATCCTCCGATTTTAGTATGGATGGTTCGTTGAAAGATATGATGCTAAGAGTTATTGCTGATTTAACTGGTCATGCAACACAACTTGAATCAATTGATTCTCTTTATAAAGAAAGTTTACTCGAAACGGGACTTGAATTGGATTATAAAATGGCTCTGTATAAAGGAGGAAAATTTATAGGATCAACAAAAGGTGATTCTGTTGATTTTCAAAATCCAGATACTAAGGCTTGCATTGACAAACTTTACACTGAGAGTCCTGAGTTAAGAGTTGTCATTCCTGAGAAAGCAAGTTTTCTATTATTGAATATGTGGATGTCTTTGTCTACTTCATTATTATTGGTTATTGTTGTTATAGGGACTTTCATTTATATGCTTACGGTGATTATGCGACAAAAGAAGTTGTCGGATATGAAGAATGATTTTATTAATAATATGACACATGAATGTAAGACTCCAATTGCTACTGTTAGTGCAGCTATTGAATCGATGCAAAACTTTGGAGTATTGGATGATAAAGTAAAAACAAAAAACTATCTGAACATTTCCCAAAAAGAACTGGTTCGCTTGAATTCAATGGTTGATAAAGTACTTGATATTTCTGCATATGAGAAGCAGAAAGTTGTTCTTAATAAAGAAGTCATATATCTTTCTGATATTGCAAAAGATGTTGTTGAGCGTTTCAGATTACAGGATGAGGATAAAACTTCGATTGTAGAAGAGATAATGGGTGATATACAAATATTTGCTGATAGGATGCATATTCAGAATCTTATTAATAACCTTCTGGATAATGGAGTGAAGTATTGTGATAAAATTCCTGTTATAAATGTGAAATGCAAAATAAAAGATGGTATGGCTGAATTAAGGATAAAAGACAATGGTATTGGTATTTCCAAAGATCATCAAAGGTTGATTTTCGATAAATTTTACAGGGCTCCTGGAAATAGTATGCATTCAGTGAAAGGTTTTGGATTGGGCTTGAGTTATGTGAAACATGTTGTTGAACAACACGAAGGACAAATCTATGTTTTTAGTATGCCAGGTGTCGGAAGTGAATTTGTAATTCAATTACCATTAAGCGATGGAAGCAATTAG
- a CDS encoding response regulator transcription factor has translation MEAIRVLYVEDEESLGMIVKESMESRGFDVLFCKNAKEGLQAFKTMSPEICILDVMMPGMDGFEMAKEIRTVDKNIPIIFLTAKSQTSDVVKGFELGAHDYIKKPFSIEELLVRMQFILRREKSELSREVMDIIFNIGNYKFHTERQTLLFEGNEKKLTHRETEILRMLCENRNQVLERDAVLMKLWGDNSFFNARSMDVFITKLRKYLIKDSRIEIVNVRGIGYKLID, from the coding sequence ATGGAAGCAATTAGAGTTTTATATGTCGAAGACGAAGAGTCTTTAGGTATGATTGTAAAGGAGAGTATGGAAAGTCGTGGCTTTGATGTACTTTTTTGTAAGAATGCAAAAGAAGGTCTGCAGGCTTTCAAAACCATGTCACCCGAAATTTGTATATTAGATGTGATGATGCCCGGGATGGATGGATTTGAAATGGCTAAAGAGATAAGGACTGTTGACAAGAATATCCCTATCATTTTTTTAACTGCTAAATCACAAACCAGCGACGTAGTAAAAGGATTTGAATTGGGAGCTCATGATTACATCAAAAAACCTTTTAGTATTGAAGAGCTACTTGTTCGCATGCAATTTATTCTAAGAAGAGAGAAGAGTGAATTAAGCAGAGAAGTAATGGACATAATTTTCAATATTGGTAACTATAAATTCCACACCGAAAGGCAGACCTTGCTATTTGAAGGAAATGAAAAAAAATTGACTCACCGGGAAACAGAGATTTTAAGAATGCTTTGTGAAAATCGGAATCAGGTGTTAGAACGAGATGCTGTATTGATGAAATTGTGGGGAGATAACAGTTTCTTTAATGCACGTTCCATGGATGTGTTTATCACCAAATTAAGAAAGTATCTTATCAAAGATTCAAGAATTGAGATTGTTAATGTAAGGGGGATAGGATATAAATTGATTGATTGA